From the Deltaproteobacteria bacterium genome, the window TCCGCGCCGGTGATCGAGGCGTGTCTCGAGGCCGGGGTGCCCTACCTCGACTACGACGACGACGTCGAGAGCACCGAGCACGCGCTCGGCCTGGCCGACCGCGCGAGAGCCGCCGGCATCCCGCTCTATGTCGGCTGCGGCGCCTCTCCCGGCATGTCGAACGTCCTCGCCGTCGATGCCGCGAACGACCTCGACACGGTCGACGACATCGACCTTTGCTGGCTGGTCGGGGAGGAGCGCCCGAAGGTCGGCCGCGCCGTCCTCGAGCATATGGTGCACATCTCGGCCGGCCAATGCGTCACCTGGGAAGGCGGTCGCCGCGTGGTGCACGAGACCTTCGTGGAAACCGGCAAGTTCCCAATCCTCGCCGGAGAGCCTCCCGTGCTGCTCTACGAAACGGCCCACCCGGAACCCGTGACGCTGCCGCGCAAGTACCCCGGGGCGCAGCGCATCCGCTGCGTCGGCGGACTCGACCCCGCTCCGTTGAACGGACTCTTCCGGGGCCTCGGACTGGCCGTACAGGAGGGCAAGATCGGCCACGAGGAGGCCCTCGACTTCATCGAGAGCATCTCCACCGGCGGCTACGGAACGATCGCCGGCTGGACGCACGCCTTGCGCGGCATGGTCGGCCAGGTTCGTCGCGGCGAGAGCAGCGGCTGGACGCTCGCGGCGTTCATCGCGAACTCGGTCGTGCGTCGCCAGAACGCCTACAAGGGCGGCCTGATGGCCATCGCCGGCGGCACCCGGAACGGCAGGTCGGTCCGCTCGATCCGTCGCACGGCGCTTCACCCCGACAGCTCCCTCGCCAACATGGGAGGCGTCACCGGCACGGCGTGCGCGGCCTTCATCGTCCTCGCCCTCGGGGAGGCCGGGAAGCGCTCCGGCGCTTTCGCCCCGGAGGACTGGGCCGGGCCCACGGCCTTCTACCGCGCGCTCGAGTGCGTGGGCGTGCCGCGCCACCGGATCGTCGAGTCGCTGTAGCCCGCGGTCCGCCTCCCCGAAAGGCGCCCGAGATGAAGGACGCAAACGTCGAAGCCAATGCCCGTGCACCTGACGAAAAGAAGAAAATCCTCGTCGCAGGCCCCTACGCGCCTGAGGCACGAGTGTCGTCCTCTTCGGTCGCCCGTACGAGCAGGGGCGTAAACCGAACGGCGGAGCTGCGCCAAAGTGATACGGAGAACCAGGCTGGTGTGCTGCGATTTTTCTTGATCGCGGTGATCGCGCCGTGCGACGTACAGCGCAAATCCATTCCGCTTACGGAGGCCCTCATGAGCGTCGCACGCGTCCTCGTCGCCGTCATGCTCCTGGTCGCCACGTTCGCAACGCCCGCCCGCAGCGAGATCGCGGCCAGCTATACGGCTACGCTTCGCGCCAACAATCTCGGCAAGTTCTGCATCGCGCTCCACTTCGACGACCTCGAGTACGCGCCGTTCGGCACGCCGATCAATTTCTACTCCGCGGACCACACCGACATGATCTGCGACGGCTCGAGCGACGGCGTGACCATCACCATCGCCTGCAAATCGCATCCCGACGACAGCTACATCACGTTCGGCGGCAGCGCGCCCGCGGGAACAACGGGAGCCATCCTGGTCGGGGACGTCTTGCCGTTCGTGATTCCGGTTCCCTCGACCGCAACCGGGTCGTTGCTGGCGGCGCTCGGTCCGGACGTCACCTACACGTTCGACGTCACAACCGTCGTCGATTTTCCGACCGAT encodes:
- a CDS encoding saccharopine dehydrogenase NADP-binding domain-containing protein; its protein translation is MADGTAGKVIFIGAAGEMARVAVERFAAAPGDRKLVLTDIRPELLAPLAAKLPPGRATVQRLDLFDQKNLREVVTGAALVVLGAGPYIRTSAPVIEACLEAGVPYLDYDDDVESTEHALGLADRARAAGIPLYVGCGASPGMSNVLAVDAANDLDTVDDIDLCWLVGEERPKVGRAVLEHMVHISAGQCVTWEGGRRVVHETFVETGKFPILAGEPPVLLYETAHPEPVTLPRKYPGAQRIRCVGGLDPAPLNGLFRGLGLAVQEGKIGHEEALDFIESISTGGYGTIAGWTHALRGMVGQVRRGESSGWTLAAFIANSVVRRQNAYKGGLMAIAGGTRNGRSVRSIRRTALHPDSSLANMGGVTGTACAAFIVLALGEAGKRSGAFAPEDWAGPTAFYRALECVGVPRHRIVESL